One Heterodontus francisci isolate sHetFra1 chromosome 3, sHetFra1.hap1, whole genome shotgun sequence DNA window includes the following coding sequences:
- the LOC137359958 gene encoding collagen alpha-2(VIII) chain-like has translation MARREISSLLLLLSVNIISGTNYCGIRGPQGLPGPRGPPGAKGVTNIGPPGMCGSPGPPGISGVSYVGQPGIPGKPGEKGEGGLYGPTGDIGPQGQQGLQGPPGLHGTPGVSAIRVDGEPGSQGPPGSPGTKGERAKIGEPGTPGLDGEKGDVEIGLPGFKGEKGYPGSQGDPGPPGQVIAGPPGVPGIYGTSGEKGELGESGRPGIAGLPGERGLQGPHGISISMPGVDGKPGLAGLPGIKGPPGPKGMPGKVGPPAVGKLGLPGLKGEPGPRGIYGYVGEKGDPGIDGGFGAAGPKGIPGPIGLAGMPGFPGEDGNPGSNGEPGSIGLQGIAGLQGDEGPTGAPGKSGIPGEEGIPGPQGKHGPPGPQGDEGPIGRPGEVGIQGARGFRGPLGIRGDHGVFGIAGKIGEQGPDGSRGPPGQKGIRGDPGKQGPPGRPNTFLFGTLSRGAIEISDDAELQGSSGLPGIPGPPGPSGLPGPPGPPGETVMQSSRYITYTKLQQISGMSNTGQGFKAILSTPYSISGLPIVFDKIVYNQANVYDPETGIFTCQIPGIYYFSYHVHVKGRSVQVALYKNSKPVLYTYDDYKEKKIDQASGSAILQLREIDEIHLQLPSEQFNGLYSSNQMQSSFSGFLLHRTNSSD, from the coding sequence GTATCAGAGGTCCACAGGGGTTACCCGGACCAAGAGGCCCACCAGGAGCAAAAGGTGTTACAAACATAGGGCCCCCAGGTATGTGTGGATCACCCGGACCACCAGGAATATCAGGAGTATCCTATGTGGGACAGCCAGGCATACCAGGAAAACCAGGAGAAAAGGGTGAAGGAGGACTTTATGGACCAACTGGTGACATAGGACCTCAAGGGCAACAAGGATTACAAGGGCCTCCAGGACTTCACGGTACTCCTGGAGTCAGTGCAATACGTGTAGATGGTGAGCCAGGTTCCCAAGGACCACCAGGTTCTCCAGGAACAAAAGGTGAACGTGCAAAAATTGGAGAACCAGGAACTCCAGGTCTGGATGGGGAAAAAGGTGATGTTGAAATTGGCCTTCCTGGATTCAAAGGAGAAAAAGGTTATCCAGGGTCACAAGGTGATCCAGGACCTCCTGGACAAGTAATTGCAGGTCCACCAGGAGTTCCTGGTATTTATGGcacatcaggtgagaaaggtgaacTAGGAGAATCTGGTAGACCTGGAATTGCAGGTCTGCCCGGTGAAAGAGGATTACAAGGTCCACATGGTATATCAATTTCAATGCCAGGAGTAGATGGTAAACCAGGACTTGCAGGGCTTCCTGGGATCAAGGGTCCTCCAGGTCCAAAAGGTATGCCGGGTAAAGTTGGCCCACCAGCTGTTGGAAAACTAGGTTTGCCAGGCCTTAAAGGTGAGCCTGGTCCCAGAGGCATTTATGGCTATGTTGGTGAGAAAGGAGATCCAGGGATAGATGGAGGATTTGGTGCTGCAGGACCCAAAGGAATACCAGGACCAATAGGACTAGCAGGTATGCCAGGGTTTCCAGGTGAAGATGGCAATCCAGGATCTAATGGAGAACCTGGCTCAATAGGGCTGCAAGGAATTGCTGGATTACAAGGTGACGAAGGACCAACAGGTGCTCCAGGAAAATCAGGAATTCCAGGAGAAGAAGGTATCCCAGGGCCACAAGGAAAACACGGACCACCTGGTCCACAAGGTGATGAAGGACCCATAGGTAGACCTGGTGAAGTTGGTATACAAGGTGCTCGTGGTTTTCGAGGACCATTGGGGATTCGAGGCGATCATGGAGTGTTTGGAATTGCTGGAAAAATTGGCGAACAAGGCCCAGATGGGTCTCGAGGTCCTCCGGGACAAAAAGGCATCAGGGGAGATCCAGGAAAACAAGGCCCACCAGGCCGTCCCAATACTTTCTTATTTGGAACCCTGTCGAGAGGAGCTATTGAAATATCTGATGATGCAGAACTACAGGGATCATCAGGCCTTCCAGGCATCCCTGGTCCACCAGGCCCATCTGGTCTCCCAGGTCCTCCAGGTCCACCAGGGGAAACTGTTATGCAGTCAAGCAGATACATTACCTACACTAAATTACAACAAATATCAGGAATGTCAAATACTGGTCAAGGTTTTAAAGCCATTCTCTCTACACCATATTCGATATCAGGATTGCCAATAGTTTTTGATAAAATAGTGTACAATCAAGCCAATGTCTATGATCCAGAAACTGGAATTTTTACATGTCAAATACCAGGCATCTACTATTTCTCATATCATGTCCATGTCAAAGGCAGAAGTGTTCAAGTTGCATTGTATAAAAATAGTAAACCAGTTCTATACACATATGATGACTACAAGGAAAAAAAGATTGATCAAGCCTCAGGGAGTGCTATATTGCAGCTACGGGAAATAGATGAAATACATTTACAGTTGCCTTCAGAACAGTTTAATGGTTTATATTCGTCCAATCAAATGCAATCATCCTTCTCAGGATTTTTGCTTCACCGAACAAATTCATCGGACTAG